One window from the genome of Cyclobacterium amurskyense encodes:
- a CDS encoding glycosyltransferase family 4 protein: MRIGIEAQRIFRKKKHGMDMVALALIRNLQQLDTENEYFIFVNDTEDTSAIQETDNFKIIPLAPALYPIWEQRNLAKAVKTYQLDLLHCTSNTAPVSCSIPLLITLHDIIYLEKINLKEGTWYQRLGNIYRRWNVPKVVNKAAMIFTVSNYEQKRIVQHFGMNDNDVQVIYNGVAGHFKVEEPNKQEAIRLKYNLPQSFILFLGNTDPKKNLKGVLKSLAILEKNKVEYPDIVMPDFGKEVLETMLNEIMAPQLISKIHLTGYIPNEDLPAIYSQAKIFLYPSLRESFGLPILEAMACGCPVITSDTSSMPEVAGDAAIIIDPFDPSAISGAIEKLLSEEDTRNKLINKGFKRPPLFDYKKGALDTLSAYQKTYAKK; this comes from the coding sequence ATGAGGATAGGAATAGAAGCACAGCGGATTTTTAGGAAAAAAAAGCATGGCATGGACATGGTAGCCCTTGCCCTGATCAGAAACCTGCAGCAATTGGATACGGAAAATGAGTATTTTATCTTTGTGAATGATACTGAGGACACCTCCGCAATTCAGGAAACTGACAATTTCAAAATCATCCCGTTGGCCCCTGCTCTCTACCCTATATGGGAACAGCGTAACCTTGCAAAAGCAGTAAAAACCTATCAATTGGATTTACTTCATTGCACTAGCAATACCGCTCCCGTTTCGTGCTCTATCCCCCTGCTCATCACCTTACATGATATTATTTATCTTGAAAAGATAAACCTAAAAGAAGGTACCTGGTACCAACGATTAGGTAATATTTACAGAAGGTGGAATGTACCTAAGGTAGTGAATAAGGCGGCCATGATTTTCACTGTTTCCAATTATGAGCAAAAAAGAATTGTCCAACATTTTGGCATGAACGATAATGATGTTCAGGTAATCTACAATGGTGTAGCAGGTCATTTCAAAGTAGAGGAGCCAAATAAACAAGAGGCAATTCGTTTGAAATACAACTTACCCCAATCATTTATACTTTTCCTCGGTAATACTGACCCAAAGAAAAACCTTAAAGGTGTTCTGAAAAGTCTTGCAATATTAGAAAAGAACAAGGTTGAATACCCAGACATTGTTATGCCGGACTTTGGCAAAGAAGTGCTAGAAACAATGCTAAATGAGATTATGGCGCCACAATTAATTTCAAAAATCCACTTAACGGGGTATATACCAAACGAAGATTTACCAGCTATTTACAGCCAAGCAAAAATATTTCTATACCCATCCCTAAGAGAAAGTTTCGGTCTACCCATCTTAGAGGCCATGGCTTGTGGATGCCCTGTAATCACTTCTGACACCTCCTCCATGCCCGAAGTTGCAGGAGATGCAGCAATCATCATTGACCCATTTGACCCTTCAGCGATCAGCGGGGCCATTGAAAAGTTATTGTCTGAAGAAGACACTAGAAATAAACTTATAAACAAGGGTTTCAAAAGGCCCCCACTATTTGATTATAAAAAAGGAGCATTGGATACACTTTCGGCCTATCAGAAAACCTATGCGAAGAAATGA
- a CDS encoding oligosaccharide flippase family protein, with protein MTDKKYWLTGGFFTMMHRGVDFLLGFIGFMLLVRVFSPEEFGIWVLLITIVSIIDMARNGFIQNGMIKFLVGKEDAIQAKIQTASIWLNAALTLLMVLLLWILARPLEQLLNAEGLADLVKIHSLILPVLIFHTHNMVLMQAKYDFKAYFLAGISKSLPFFLVILFAYLIDSKLSLIELAWYQNLAFLLATFMSMYQVRNYFKLRLKVEKYWLGIIFHFGKFVFGTNLVSMLTNSLDKFLLGALLSPVQVAMANTAGRVMNMVEIPVNSIASISYPKAAEAHDKKQPVLVGEIYEKTLGMMLSLTAPFWLFCIIFAHYIVLLIAGEAYLEAVPFLRIMAFLALIKPFDRQSGVFLDAIGKPFINMIMVFGTFVYGAAFSWFFIKWFGLLGAAYGLVLALLITAIVKHVILNKFIDVSLGKCWIKAIQNYPIMLKTLRDKIKK; from the coding sequence ATGACAGATAAGAAATATTGGCTTACCGGAGGTTTTTTTACTATGATGCACCGTGGAGTGGATTTTCTTCTGGGTTTTATTGGGTTCATGTTGTTGGTAAGGGTCTTTAGTCCTGAAGAATTTGGTATTTGGGTATTGCTTATCACCATTGTCTCTATCATCGACATGGCTAGAAATGGCTTTATTCAAAATGGCATGATTAAATTTCTTGTAGGAAAGGAAGATGCTATTCAAGCGAAAATTCAAACCGCTTCCATTTGGTTAAATGCCGCTTTAACTTTATTGATGGTGCTATTACTATGGATACTGGCCCGACCACTAGAGCAATTACTTAATGCTGAAGGTTTGGCTGATTTGGTTAAAATCCACTCTTTAATCCTACCTGTACTTATTTTTCATACCCATAATATGGTGCTTATGCAGGCTAAGTATGATTTTAAAGCCTATTTTCTTGCAGGAATCAGTAAAAGCCTTCCTTTCTTTCTGGTTATTTTATTTGCATACCTAATTGACTCAAAACTAAGCCTTATAGAATTGGCCTGGTACCAAAATTTGGCTTTTCTTCTGGCCACATTTATGTCAATGTATCAGGTTAGGAATTACTTTAAACTCCGTCTAAAAGTGGAGAAATATTGGCTGGGAATAATCTTTCATTTTGGGAAATTTGTTTTTGGTACCAACCTTGTATCAATGCTGACCAATAGTTTAGACAAATTTTTACTCGGAGCTTTATTGTCCCCAGTTCAAGTTGCCATGGCCAATACGGCTGGAAGAGTAATGAATATGGTGGAAATACCAGTCAATTCTATCGCTTCGATCAGTTATCCAAAGGCCGCGGAGGCCCACGACAAAAAACAACCTGTACTTGTGGGTGAGATATATGAGAAAACCTTGGGAATGATGCTTAGTCTTACGGCACCATTTTGGCTATTTTGTATAATATTCGCACATTATATTGTCTTATTAATCGCAGGGGAAGCCTATTTAGAAGCGGTTCCTTTTTTGAGAATCATGGCATTTTTAGCCCTGATTAAGCCTTTTGACAGGCAGTCTGGGGTTTTTCTAGATGCCATAGGTAAACCATTCATTAATATGATCATGGTATTTGGCACTTTCGTATACGGTGCTGCTTTTAGCTGGTTTTTTATCAAATGGTTTGGTCTTTTAGGGGCTGCTTACGGGCTGGTACTAGCCCTTTTAATTACCGCAATCGTCAAACATGTAATTTTAAACAAGTTTATTGACGTCAGCCTTGGGAAATGCTGGATCAAAGCCATCCAAAATTACCCCATTATGCTGAAAACGCTTAGAGATAAAATCAAAAAATAA
- a CDS encoding glycosyltransferase produces MIADFACVITVYKEKDIAWPLVSALLAQDYPHFHIYLVADGITEKLDVKENEKLTVYQPSTFLNSKVASLGLVLDNMKESHSHVVVFDPDNLVPSHFLRTISKFHDQGYMAVQGKRIAKNIAGTYAALDALGEYYYDFAVRNVPFRLGSSSTIAGSGMSIEKNLYSKNIAKELLVLAEQGVVVAEDKSLQSELVDQGHTIAYAAAAIIFDEKITASEQIGRQRGRWLNSYFGQLPENLKLFGKGILKFDWNRIYFSLMTAMPPMVILVGLSGLLAFVALFIHLAYFFLIAGSMVLFALGFLLLLLLNKTPQKVLNAIPKIPLFVLGQISGILNIRKANKDFMATTHNEISEISKLWKERKHEFKHLKKDWE; encoded by the coding sequence ATGATTGCAGATTTTGCTTGTGTGATCACAGTTTATAAAGAAAAAGACATAGCGTGGCCCCTAGTAAGTGCGCTTTTGGCTCAGGATTATCCCCATTTTCATATTTATTTGGTGGCTGATGGAATTACCGAAAAATTGGACGTGAAGGAGAATGAAAAACTGACGGTTTACCAGCCTAGTACTTTTTTAAACAGTAAGGTCGCTTCTTTAGGGCTTGTTCTTGATAATATGAAGGAAAGTCATAGTCATGTGGTGGTGTTTGATCCTGATAATCTAGTACCCTCGCATTTTTTAAGGACAATTAGTAAGTTTCATGACCAAGGATATATGGCAGTTCAAGGTAAAAGAATTGCGAAAAATATTGCTGGTACCTACGCGGCATTGGATGCTTTAGGAGAGTACTATTATGACTTTGCGGTAAGAAATGTTCCTTTTCGTTTGGGATCATCTTCCACCATTGCAGGTTCGGGAATGTCAATAGAAAAAAACTTATATAGCAAAAATATTGCGAAGGAATTATTGGTGTTAGCAGAACAAGGGGTGGTTGTGGCAGAGGACAAATCTTTGCAGTCCGAACTGGTAGATCAAGGACATACCATTGCCTATGCGGCTGCAGCGATTATCTTTGATGAAAAGATTACCGCATCCGAACAAATAGGGAGACAAAGAGGAAGGTGGCTGAATAGTTATTTTGGTCAGTTGCCGGAAAACTTAAAGTTATTTGGAAAAGGAATTTTAAAATTTGATTGGAACCGTATTTATTTTTCTTTAATGACAGCAATGCCACCAATGGTGATTTTGGTCGGTTTGAGCGGGCTTTTGGCATTTGTTGCATTGTTTATCCACTTGGCTTATTTTTTCCTTATAGCTGGGAGTATGGTGCTCTTTGCGTTAGGATTCCTATTGTTACTATTGCTGAATAAAACACCTCAAAAAGTCTTAAATGCCATCCCCAAAATACCTTTGTTTGTGTTAGGTCAAATTTCCGGGATTTTGAATATAAGAAAGGCCAATAAAGATTTTATGGCGACAACCCATAATGAAATTTCGGAAATAAGTAAGCTATGGAAGGAGAGGAAGCATGAATTTAAACACCTAAAAAAAGATTGGGAATAA